A genomic stretch from Fusarium musae strain F31 chromosome 9, whole genome shotgun sequence includes:
- the ILV2_2 gene encoding Acetolactate synthase, mitochondrial, which translates to MLRTRQAAKAIRAVANARSFTTTSAVASVHTSKKVASSRNQSTAAAPARDIPSPGFNVEKNQSNVQPLVNPRKNDMDESFIGKTGGEIFHEMMLRHGVKHIFGYPGGAILPVFDAIYNSKHFDFILPRHEQGAGHMAEGYARASGKPGVVLVTSGPGATNVITPMQDALSDGTPMVVFTGQVVTTAIGSDAFQEADVVGISRACTKWNVMVKNVAELPRRINEAFEIATSGRPGPVLVDLPKDVTAGVLRRAIPTETALPSLPSAASRAAMDVTKKQLEGALQRVGNLINKAKKPIIYAGQGIILSEGGPEILKELADKSSIPVTTTLQGLGAYDELDEKSLHMLGMHGSAYANMAMQEADLIIALGARFDDRVTLSIAKFAPGAKAAAAEGRGGIVHFEIMPKNINKVVQATEAIEGDVATNLKELLPLIESKTMDDRKEWFNKINEWKKKWPLTDYERAERSGLIKPQTLIEELSNLVADRKDQTYIATGVGQHQMWTAQHFRWRHPRSMITSGGLGTMGYGLPAAIGAKVAQPDALVIDIDGDASFNMTLTELSTAAQFNIGVKVIVLNNEEQGMVTQWQNIFYEDRYAHTHQSNPDFIKLAEAMRVQNRRVSKPEDVVDALKWLINTDGPALLEVVTDKKVPVLPMVPVGSGLHEFLVFDGAKDKKRRELMRERTCGLHG; encoded by the exons ATGCTCCGAACTCGCCAGGCCGCAAAGGCCATCCGGGCCGTCGCCAATGCCCGATCCTTCACCACCACATCAGCCGTTGCCTCCGTTCACACTTCAAAGAAGGTCGCCAGTTCCAGGAATCAATCTACTGCTGCTGC ACCTGCACGCGATATCCCCAGCCCAGGATTCAATGTCGAGAAGAACCAGAGCAATGTCCAGCCTCTGGTCAACCCCCGGAAAAACGACATGGATGAGTC TTTCATTGGAAAGACTGGTGGTGAAATCTTCCACGAGATGATGCTCCGACATGGTGTGAAACACATCT TTGGATACCCTGGCGGTGCCATTCTCCCCGTTTTCGATGCCATCTACAACTCAAAGCACTTCGATTTTATCCTCCCTCGCCACGAGCAAGGTGCTGGCCACATGGCTGAGGGTTATGCCCGAGCTTCTGGCAAGCCCGGTGTCGTTCTCGTCACATCCGGTCCCGGTGCTACAAATGTCATCACACCTATGCAGGATGCTCTGTCTGACGGTACCCCCATGGTTGTCTTCACCGGTCAGGTCGTGACAACTGCCATTGGTAGTGATGCTTTCCAAGAGGCCGATGTTGTCGGTATCTCCCGTGCATGCACCAAGTGGAATGTCATGGTCAAGAACGTTGCCGAACTTCCTCGACGCATCAACGAAGCTTTCGAGATCGCTACCAGCGGTCGCCCCGGTCCCGTCCTCGTCGATCTTCCCAAGGATGTCACTGCCGGTGTCCTACGGAGAGCTATCCCTACCGAGACTGCTCTGCCTTCTCTGCCTAGTGCCGCCTCCCGCGCTGCTATGGATGTGaccaagaagcagctcgagGGTGCCCTCCAGCGCGTcggcaacctcatcaacaaggccaagaagcccatCATCTATGCTGGTCAGGGTATCATCCTTTCCGAGGGTGGTCCCGAGATCCTCAAGGAGCTCGCTGACAAGTCCTCCATCCCCGTTACCACTACTCTCCAGGGTCTAGGTGCCTACGACGAACTCGACGAGAAGTCCCTGCACATGCTTGGTATGCACGGTTCTGCTTACGCCAACATGGCCATGCAGGAGGCCGATCTTATCATCGCTCTCGGTGCCCGATTCGACGACCGTGTTACTCTGAGCATTGCCAAGTTCGCCCCTGGTGCCAAggccgctgctgctgagggccGTGGCGGTATCGTCCACTTTGAGATCATgcccaagaacatcaacaaggtTGTTCAAGCAACTGAGGCCATCGAGGGTGATGTCGCCACCAACCTGAAGGAGCTTTTGCCTCTAATTGAGTCCAAGACCATGGACGACCGCAAGGAGTggttcaacaagatcaacgagtggaagaagaagtggcCCCTGACCGACTACGAGCGTGCTGAGCGCTCTGGTCTCATCAAGCCCCAGACTCTGATTGAGGAGCTCAGCAACCTCGTTGCGGACCGCAAGGACCAGACTTATATCGCCACTGGTGTCGGTCAACATCAAATGTGGACTGCCCAGCACTTCCGGTGGAGACACCCCAGATCCATGATCACCTCTGGTGGTCTTGGTACCATGGGCTACGGTCTACCTGCTGCCATTGGTGCCAAGGTTGCCCAGCCTGATGCTCTTGTTATTGACATCGACGGTGACGCTTCCTTCAACATGACCCTGACTGAGCTTTCCACTGCTGCCCAGTTCAACATTGGTGTTAAGGTCATTGTTCTTAACAACGAGGAGCAGGGTATGGTCACACAATGGCAGAACATCTTCTACGAGGATCGATATGCCCACACTCACCAGAGCAACCccgacttcatcaagctcgCCGAGGCCATGCGCGTCCAAAACCGACGTGTCTCGAAACCTGAGGACGTTGTCGATGCCCTGAAGTGGCTCATCAACACCGACGGCCCTGCTCTGCTGGAGGTCGTCACCGACAAGAAGGTCCCTGTCCTGCCCATGGTGCCTGTCGGTTCCGGTCTACATGAGTTCCTCGTCTTTGACGGAG ctaaggacaagaagagacGTGAGCTGATGAGAGAGCGTACCTGCGGTCTGCACGGCTAA
- a CDS encoding hypothetical protein (EggNog:ENOG41) → MSPYKPLIIDVGAQSQNIPSSFIEKERGNATWHTLLSSPGTKTTSLTAGIATCPPQGTLALHRHKQAELYYILSGSGEVEVEGKRYPVSKNNLVWIPGDAEHGVFCTENEISWLYVFPEDSFDNIVYRFTSEVKDLAGKIKSKL, encoded by the coding sequence ATGTCTCCCTATAAGCCGCTGATCATCGACGTTGGTGCCCAGTCGCAAAATATTCCATCTTCATTTATCGAAAAGGAGCGAGGAAACGCAACTTGGCACACTCTATTGTCTTCGCCAGGAACAAAAACGACCTCACTTACTGCGGGCATCGCGACATGTCCTCCTCAAGGAACTCTAGCACTGCATCGCCACAAGCAAGCAGAACTATACTACATTCTATCTGGATCcggagaagttgaagttgaaggaaaACGATACCCAGTTTCCAAGAACAACCTTGTTTGGATACCAGGAGATGCCGAGCACGGTGTGTTCTGCACCGAGAACGAAATCAGCTGGCTTTATGTTTTCCCCGAGGACAGCTTTGATAATATTGTGTATCGATTCACTAGCGAGGTGAAGGATCTTGCTGGAAAGATCAAGTCCAAGTTATAA